A single window of Flavobacteriales bacterium DNA harbors:
- a CDS encoding adenine nucleotide alpha hydrolase, which produces MTPCFLSWSGGKDASMALFALQKKGEFRVHSLLTTLSKDHQRVSMHGVRESILNAQAEALGIPLKKVFLPASTDHDAYNSIMKDVMHGFREEGILHGAFGDLFLEDLRKFREEKMLAAGMQAVFPVWQADTTAFAKDVIQAGFKAVVVCVNGDKLPREFSGRDYDQSFLNDLPADVDPCGENGEFHTCVVDGPVFKHPVDFEKGEVVCKTYQRPAGSDDPGPEQIPFWFCDLLPGKSF; this is translated from the coding sequence ATGACCCCGTGTTTTCTTAGTTGGAGTGGGGGCAAGGACGCTTCCATGGCATTGTTTGCCCTTCAAAAGAAAGGTGAATTCCGTGTTCACTCGTTGTTGACAACGCTCAGTAAGGACCATCAAAGGGTATCTATGCATGGCGTTCGCGAATCCATCCTGAATGCCCAGGCTGAAGCATTGGGCATTCCCCTGAAAAAAGTGTTTTTACCCGCTTCCACAGACCATGATGCCTACAATTCCATCATGAAAGACGTGATGCATGGGTTCCGTGAAGAGGGCATTCTGCATGGTGCTTTCGGTGACCTGTTTTTGGAAGACCTACGAAAATTCCGGGAAGAAAAAATGCTGGCGGCCGGCATGCAAGCGGTGTTCCCCGTATGGCAGGCAGACACCACCGCTTTTGCCAAAGATGTTATTCAGGCAGGATTCAAAGCCGTTGTGGTTTGTGTGAACGGCGATAAACTACCGCGTGAGTTCTCCGGTAGGGACTATGATCAGTCTTTTTTAAATGATCTTCCCGCAGACGTGGATCCTTGCGGAGAGAACGGGGAGTTTCACACCTGCGTGGTGGATGGCCCGGTATTCAAACATCCGGTTGATTTTGAAAAGGGAGAGGTGGTATGCAAAACCTACCAGCGTCCTGCTGGGTCCGATGATCCGGGGCCGGAACAAATTCCCTTTTGGTTTTGTGACTTGTTGCCAGGTAAGTCGTTCTGA
- a CDS encoding quinone-dependent dihydroorotate dehydrogenase, with product MYRLFIRPILYLFPPEEIHHAVFAVLKVLRYVPGFLGISSALFEKKDLRLERKLFGLTFKNPVGLAAGFDKDARLIDPLSAMGFGFIEIGTVTPLPQMGNPRPRIFRLPKDEALINRMGFNNDGVEEAVKRLRARKSKVLVGGNIGKNKVTENEFALHDYVTCFDKLFPHVDYFVVNVSSPNTPGLRELQNKEALSGILEALQQKNNRQPKRKPILLKIAPDLENTQLDDIIDIVKETGIDGVIATNTTISREGLTTPPEKVKSAGQGGLSGVPLRERSTQVIRYLHEKSGGAFPIIGVGGIHSPEDAIEKLEAGASLVQLYTGFIYEGPSLVRRICKEIIRHG from the coding sequence ATGTACCGCCTTTTCATCAGGCCCATACTGTATTTGTTTCCGCCTGAAGAGATCCATCATGCCGTATTTGCTGTTTTGAAAGTATTGCGGTATGTGCCGGGTTTTCTGGGGATTTCCTCTGCATTGTTTGAAAAGAAAGACCTGCGCCTGGAGCGAAAGTTGTTCGGATTGACATTTAAGAACCCGGTTGGGCTGGCGGCAGGGTTCGATAAGGATGCACGACTGATTGATCCGTTGTCCGCCATGGGCTTCGGTTTTATTGAGATAGGTACGGTTACGCCGCTTCCGCAAATGGGCAATCCACGTCCACGGATTTTCCGGTTACCCAAGGATGAAGCACTCATCAATCGCATGGGGTTTAATAACGATGGTGTGGAAGAGGCCGTTAAGCGTCTTAGGGCGCGCAAAAGTAAGGTGCTGGTCGGTGGCAATATAGGTAAGAACAAAGTCACGGAAAATGAGTTTGCCCTTCACGACTATGTGACTTGCTTTGACAAGTTATTCCCCCACGTAGATTACTTTGTGGTGAACGTGAGCTCACCCAATACACCGGGACTGAGAGAGCTTCAGAACAAGGAAGCATTGTCGGGCATACTAGAGGCCTTGCAGCAAAAAAACAACCGGCAGCCCAAACGGAAACCCATCCTGTTGAAAATAGCGCCGGACCTGGAAAATACCCAACTCGATGACATCATCGACATTGTAAAAGAAACCGGTATCGATGGCGTGATCGCAACAAATACGACCATCAGCAGGGAGGGACTGACAACCCCGCCGGAGAAGGTGAAGTCGGCCGGACAGGGCGGATTGAGTGGCGTTCCCCTCAGGGAGCGATCAACCCAGGTAATCCGTTATCTTCATGAAAAATCCGGTGGCGCTTTCCCGATCATTGGAGTGGGTGGTATTCACTCTCCGGAAGATGCCATTGAAAAACTGGAAGCCGGTGCCAGTTTGGTTCAGTTGTATACCGGTTTTATTTACGAAGGTCCGTCTCTTGTCAGACGGATTTGCAAAGAGATTATCCGACATGGCTAA
- a CDS encoding hydroxymethylglutaryl-CoA lyase produces MANPTQPIRLIECPRDAMQGINEFIPTEVKAGYLNKLLKVGFDYLDFGSFVSPKAIPQMSDTADVIRLLDLKDVETELLAIVGNMRGAERAMEFDEVDVIGYPFSVSETFLQRNINSTIESSLETALQLQNLCEVKGKDLVIYVSMAFGNPYGDMWDPDIVAHYVDRLVSEDIETISLADTVGTASPENVRMLFSQLIEDFPKTSFGGHFHARPDRWEEKIDAAFEAGCTRFDGAILGFGGCPMAEDELVGNVATENLVNKFGVSGQLKLDMEKFAEAVAAAGEIFHI; encoded by the coding sequence ATGGCTAACCCCACGCAACCCATCCGTCTGATCGAGTGCCCGAGGGACGCAATGCAGGGCATTAACGAATTTATTCCCACAGAGGTTAAGGCCGGCTATCTGAATAAATTATTAAAGGTTGGTTTCGACTACCTCGACTTTGGAAGTTTTGTTTCTCCGAAGGCCATTCCGCAAATGAGTGACACGGCGGATGTGATACGTTTACTGGATCTGAAAGATGTGGAAACCGAACTGCTGGCCATTGTTGGTAACATGCGGGGTGCTGAACGTGCCATGGAGTTCGATGAGGTGGATGTGATCGGATACCCGTTTTCCGTTTCTGAAACATTTCTGCAGCGGAATATAAACAGTACGATCGAATCGTCTCTGGAAACCGCCCTTCAACTCCAGAATCTGTGTGAGGTCAAAGGGAAGGACCTGGTGATATACGTGTCCATGGCTTTCGGAAATCCGTATGGAGATATGTGGGACCCGGACATAGTTGCACACTATGTGGATCGCCTGGTATCGGAAGACATTGAGACGATTTCTCTGGCGGATACCGTAGGAACTGCTTCACCGGAAAACGTACGGATGTTGTTCTCTCAGCTGATCGAGGATTTTCCCAAAACCAGCTTCGGTGGCCATTTTCACGCCCGCCCCGACAGGTGGGAAGAAAAGATTGATGCTGCCTTTGAGGCGGGGTGCACACGTTTTGATGGCGCCATTCTGGGGTTTGGCGGCTGCCCGATGGCCGAGGATGAGCTTGTGGGAAACGTGGCTACGGAAAACCTTGTGAATAAATTCGGGGTGTCAGGGCAACTGAAATTGGACATGGAAAAATTTGCGGAGGCCGTTGCTGCTGCCGGGGAGATATTCCACATATGA